GTGTTTTCGCCGAAGCAAACGATGTTAAACGGAATGGAATCCGCCCCGCGCTTGTGCATGGCCAAAGCCATTAAAATGCGCACGTCTTCTTCCGTCATGCCCGTTTTGATTTGCGGTTTTACTTCTTCAAACGAGTTCCAGGCAATTTGGCAGGCTTTGCGCAATTTGGCCACTTCATCGGCATACTTGGCCATGCGCATTTCGCCAATCAAACTGGAGGTTTTGCAAAGGCCGGCTTTCAGCAAGCCTGCCCCGCGTTCCAAATCAATTAAGGCCGGGTCAAAAGCCACCCGCTTAAGCCCCAATTTTTGGATTTTGGCCAGGGCGCCTTCCAACATGCCGCCATACGGAACCACTTCCGTTTTCAAAAACGAAGCGGCCGGCGTCATCTTGCTGGCAATGAGGCGTTTGGTAATGCAATAGCCTTTGCGCGGCGTAATGAGGAAAACGGCTTCCCCGTCATACAAATCAATGCCGGAGAGGTAACGCTGTTCCAAATGCGCTGCCGTTAAATAGCCGTCCAAACCGGCTTGTTTTAACACCCGGCGGAAATCCGCCATTCTTTGAGAAGCTAAACTTTTAATTGCCATACGCTTATTTCTTCGTTAAAATTTTGGCGCCGGACTTGGCTACTGCCACCGTGTCTTCCAAGCGCACGCCGTATTTGCCGGGCAAGTAAATGCCGGGTTCTACGGTTACGATGTTTCCTTCCGACAAAATCGCCGCAGACTGCTGGCTGTTGTAGGGATCTTCGTGAATTTCAATACCTACGCCATGGCCGGTGCCGTGCGTAAAGTACTGGCCGTAGCCGGCCGCGCTGATAATGCCGCGGGAGGTAGCGTCCACTTTCTTGGTCGGCACGCC
The DNA window shown above is from Elusimicrobium sp. An273 and carries:
- a CDS encoding M24 family metallopeptidase, which translates into the protein MAIKSLASQRMADFRRVLKQAGLDGYLTAAHLEQRYLSGIDLYDGEAVFLITPRKGYCITKRLIASKMTPAASFLKTEVVPYGGMLEGALAKIQKLGLKRVAFDPALIDLERGAGLLKAGLCKTSSLIGEMRMAKYADEVAKLRKACQIAWNSFEEVKPQIKTGMTEEDVRILMALAMHKRGADSIPFNIVCFGENTADAHHTPSKTRKLKAEDAVLMDFGCYYEGYTSDMTRSWWHGKKEPAEYTKIWNIVDQARQAGIKALRAGVSAGAVDAAARTVIERAGYGKEFFHTTGHGIGLQEHDRPILRAGAPDVLEENFVVTIEPGIYFDGRWGIRLEDSFLVTKNGSKKLTQK